The proteins below come from a single Peromyscus maniculatus bairdii isolate BWxNUB_F1_BW_parent chromosome 13, HU_Pman_BW_mat_3.1, whole genome shotgun sequence genomic window:
- the LOC121822015 gene encoding ATP synthase mitochondrial F1 complex assembly factor 1, translated as MAAVVSAAGGACPAVLQVAGLYRGLCAVRSRALGLGFVSPAQLRVFPVRRGSGLPSGGADGSGVSELEANPFYDRYRDKIQQLRRSDPAAFESRLEKRSEFRKQPVGHSKQSDFIKCVEQKTDASGKQPVSKGFTKDKTLSSIFNVEMVKDKTAEEIKQIWQQYFSAKDTVYAVIPKEKFDLIWNRAQSCPTFLCALPRRDGYEFFVGQWTGTELHFTALINIQTRGDAAASQLILYHYPELKEEKGIVLMTAEMDSTFMNVAEAQCIANQVQLFYATDRKEIFGLVETFNFRPNEFKYMSVIAELEQSGLGAGLKCAQNQDKT; from the coding sequence ATGGCGGCCGTGGTATCAGCTGCGGGTGGAGCGTGCCCCGCGGTCCTGCAGGTGGCCGGCCTCTACCGGGGGCTGTGTGCAGTGCGCAGCCGCGCCCTGGGGTTGGGGTTCGTGTCACCAGCACAGCTACGCGTGTTCCCGGTACGCCGGGGCTCCGGCCTGCCCTCGGGGGGAGCAGACGGTAGCGGGGTCAGCGAGCTGGAAGCGAACCCCTTCTACGACCGCTACCGGGACAAGATCCAGCAGCTGCGCAGGTCTGACCCAGCTGCCTTTGAGTCCCGCCTGGAGAAGCGCAGTGAGTTTCGGAAGCAACCAGTGGGGCACTCCAAACAAAGTGATTTTATCAAATGTGTGGAGCAGAAGACAGATGCCTCAGGGAAACAGCCTGTGAGCAAAGGATTCACTAAGGACAAGACTCTCAGTTCAATCTTTAACGTTGAGATGGTGAAAGACAAAACTGCAGAGGAAATAAAACAGATTTGGCAGCAGTATTTTTCAGCGAAAGACACAGTCTACGCAGTTATTCCTAAAGAGAAGTTTGATTTGATCTGGAACCGGGCTCAGTCCTGCCCAACTTTTCTTTGTGCACTACCAAGAAGAGATGGTTATGAGTTCTTTGTAGGACAATGGACAGGTACTGAACTCCACTTCACTGCACTTATAAATATTCAGACCCGAGGGGATGCCGCAGCCAGCCAGCTGATTTTATATCACTATCCtgaacttaaggaagaaaagggcATAGTGCTGATGACAGCAGAAATGGATTCCACATTTATGAATGTTGCTGAGGCGCAGTGCATCGCCAATCAGGTTCAACTCTTCTACGCCACTGACCGAAAGGAGATCTTTGGGCTAGTAGAGACCTTTAACTTCAGACCAAATGAGTTCAAATATATGTCTGTCATCGCTGAATTGGAGCAAAGTGGACTTGGAGCAGGATTGAAATGTGCCCAGAACCAGGATAAGACTTAG